The genomic stretch TTTTTAATTTATCATCGATTTTAATAGTTACTTCTGACATATGAAACTCCATTATTATTTAATGAAATTATATCTGTAAAAATATTAAAATACAATAGCATAATATTTTTAAATTATATTATTTATTCTATGCTATGTATCTGTTTACTTTATTTTTATATTTGTTATAATCGCCTTCTATTAAAATATCAATTTTTAAGGAAACATAAAATGAAAACTTTATTAAAAACAATATTGTGTTTTGCAGTCTCGTCTGCATCGGTATTTGGTATGTACGGTTTTAGCAATGATTGGATGGATTTTCTTACAGACAGCAGTCATCTTAGAGCTAGAACAGATCAATTAGGTTTTGTATTGGGTAATAGTGCAGTAAAAGGCACTTTTGGCTTTAAGGCAGATACTCTTTCTTTCGGCAATATAATGAGTTATATTGATAATGGAAAATTATCATTAGATGCAACTATTTCTGTAGGTTTGGCATACACTTCAGATATTATAAGTGTAGGACTTGGATATAATTATACTTATATAGATTCTTCTTTAGATGTTCATACTCCTGTTTTAATGCTTAATGCTATGAATGACAGTTTGAGAATATGCGTGCCTTTTCAAATAGCTGATTCTAAAGACAATTCTGATTATTCTGCTTTTAGTACATCTAGTGAAATTAGATATTATACCGGGCTTGATTCTGTTAATGCTGTAAGACTTTATATTAATTATGGTAAAAATAGTTATAATGGTAATAGTGCTTCTTCTTTTGGATTTGAGTTAAGATTTTATTTTCTTCCTACTACTATTAATAATGTTTGGATTAACCCTTTTATAAAAGTGTTATATTCTTCATCATTGGATGCAAAGGGTAAAGATATTATTAATGAAAATACTGATACTTTAGTAAATATACAGTCTCAAGACAGGATATCATATACTTCAAATAATGCAAATGAAATATATGAGTCTAATCCTTATATTGTGAGAATAACTCCAGCATTATCATTGTATGCTAATTCTGATTTTGTTAGTTTATATTTTGAACCTAGTATAGGCTATAAAATAATATATGACGGTAAAAAAGTTGGTAATCTTAATCATACTCTTACTTGGGGAGCTTATTCTGAAGTGAGAGTATATCCTGTAAGTGATTTGGAATGGTATTTTGAAATGGGTATAAACTCATCAAATAATCCAATACCAGTTAATTTTAGGTCTGCAACAGGTATAAATTGGTACTTTACTCAATTATAGATTATAAGTATCTAATTATTTTATTGGCTTTGTATATTAATTTTTAGTGATATACAAAGTCAATAAAAATTAGCCGTTAATTATAATATCAGGATTTCTATTTTTATATAAAGCTGTCGATACAATTAATGTTATAATCTCGCTTAAAATATAATTAGTACGATTTAGTATTATTATCTATTCTTTAGTCTTTCCGATAATCGCCTGCTGACATATATCGTTATACCTTGTATCTCTTTTTCTTTTTTCTATGATAACAATTCCGTCATAATAATGGATAGAGTATGCACTGTCAGTAAAACTATTTGGGTATAAATCATCTTCTTCGGTAGACCAATATGCATTTAAATAGTCTATTAAGTTTTTGGTATATTCTATAAATGAATTAGGATTTTTATAACCGCCTCCGAAATTAGGCCAGTATGAAGTGTATACATCTTCGCATAAATAAATACCATCATCTTTTATATGTCCGTACATCTCTTCAAAAGTTATTATCTGCTGATTCATTCTGTGTCCGCCGTCATCTATTAGTATGTCCAGCTTTGGTATTTGGCTTTTTACTTCATTTAAAAAATCTCTGTCATCTTGAGAGCCTATAAATATTTTTATATTGTCCCCTTCAAATTGTTTGCATTTTGGATTTTTGTCTATTGAGTATATATTAACATTAGCATTGGGGTTGTTATTTTTGAAATATTCTCTCCACATCTTCACAGCTCCTCCGCTTCCAACACCTATTTCCATCATGTTAATATCTTTTCCTCTGTATTTAGAAAAATGTCTTTCGTATATATCAAAAAAAGGAAGATGTTTAAATATTGCTTCTCCTTTATTATTGAGAAAATAGTTATGCAAGTCTGCTTTATCTTTATTATCATCGTTTATTAGTATGTCTCTTATTATTTCAAGTTTTTTTTTATCTTCTTCGCTGTCGCTTTTTACTAATAATAGGTTCTTATGCGTTTTTACTCTCAATTTTTTTATTTCAGACTTTTTACCTTTTTTCATTTTTTGTTCCTTTTATTTGTATCCGTAATTTTATACAATAAAATTCTAATTTGTCAAGGATTATGTAACTTATAGTTTTATATAAAATGTAATCTTTTTTTATATAAATAATATATGTTTGTAAAAAAATATTATAAATACAAGATTTTTTTATTGATAATTTTACTTTTAATGTTAAATTTTAAATATCATATAAATACGGTTGGAGTTCAATTTATGAGAAGAATAATACTTTCTATTATGATGTTTGTATGTACAGCATCAGCGTCATTTGCTTTAGGCGGCGGATTTGAGTTTATATTAAATGTACCTGTTGGTATGAGCATAGGTGTTTATGATTATGAGTTAAGTGATTATGCTGAGAGAATGGACGCTATAAGCGGAGGAGCTATACGAAGTTCATTTGCTAGAAATGGAGGTATTGGTTTTGATATAGGAGCTTCTCTTCAGATTGGATATATGATAAAGTTTACAGATAGTATTGGTCTAAGTATACTAGCAGAAGCAGGATATAGTCATGATACTTATTCTTATATAAGCAGATTAGATAAAAATAATTCTTATTCATATTCTTTTGAAAGTTTGCAGTTGGGCGTTATACCTAAGTTTAATATCAAAAACTTTGCTATAGGTATTGGCGGAGGAGTAAAGATTCCTTTAGCTGGAAATATACATACAAAAACTTCATTGTTTGAAAGCAATACTAAATTAACTTCAGATGATATAAAAAGACTATATGAAAAAGCCTTAATGCCTTATATTAAAGTTACTTTTGATTATTCTATATTCTTCACTCAGAAAACAGCATTTAATATAGGATTATATTTAGGATATGATTTTGGTTTAGAGCCTAATATATATACTGTTGACGGTGCTATCGATGGAAACAGATTGGTTGTTGATGAGGTATCATATTCTAGTTTTGATGTGGGACTTCAGGTAGGATTAAAATTCGGACCTAGCACAAAATAGATTGTTTTTAATTACTTGTACAAAGATAAACAGCTTATTTATATATTTTTATAATAGGCTGTTTTTTTATTATATAAAATTTATTTAGGATTAAAATATGAATAATGATATTAATGCTATTATAGAGATTTCATTAAATAATCAAAAGAATGCTTTCAGTATTATAAAAGAGCTTAATATAGAAAATGCTTTTAAATCTATTGGTGCAAGAGTAAATTTAGTAGGTTCTCTAAAGATGGGACTTTTAATGAAAAATAAAGATATAGACTTTCATGTATATACTTCTTCTCTTGATATAGAAAAGAGTTTTTTGGCCGTTTCAAAAATAGCAAAAAATAAAAAAATAGAGAAAGTAACATATACTAATTTGATAGATACAGATGAGCATTGTATAGAATGGCATTTATTTTACAAAGATGATTGTAATTCTGATAATATAGAAATTTGGCAGATAGATATTATTCATATATTAGAAGGTTCTTATTATGACGGGTATTTTGAAAAAGCTGCTGATGATGTAATAAATATGCTTACACAGGAAAAAAGAAATATAATATTAAAATTAAAATATGAAACACCGGATAATATAAAAATAATGGGTATAGAATATTATAAGGCTGTGCTTAAAGATAATATTCAAACTTTTGAAGAGTTCATCAAATGGAGAGATAAACAGTCATTTAATGGTATAATAGAGTTATAATAAAAATTATTAAAATTACATATAGTATATTTACATTTTTTATGTATTGAAGTATTATATTCTATAATTTTTTAAGGAATATTTATGAATAATAAAAAAGTAACAGTTATTATATCTATACTTCTTTTAATTATATCTATATGTTTAACCATTTTTACAAGAGTATATTCTTTTCCCAAAGCTGGAACAGACTTTGTGGATTTTCTTACACATTTTTATGATATGAAAAAATATTATGATAATAATACGATTCCTACAGTAGGTGCCAGATTTCAAATGGGACCATTAACTCAGGAAGTAGCTCCGCGTGTACCGGGAGGCTTTTTCTATATTCATTATTTAATGTGTTATAAACTAGCTCATGAAAATATAGAATTAGCAAGAGTATTTAACTTTGTTACTATGTTTCTGCCTGCTATTATATTTTTGTTATGGGTTTATAAAAGATTTGGTATTTCAATAATGTCAATATTATCTGTATTAACATTATTTAATGTGTATTTTGTATATACAAATAATATATTTTATAATCCAAATATTACGCTTTCTTTATCTTTTCTTCTTATACCATTACTAGGTGAATATATTATTGGAGATAGACCTTATATTCCAGCTATGATGTTTTTTCCATTGCTTGCATTAATGGGACAGGCACATTTTGCTGTTTATTATGGAATTGTCCCTACAATAATTGTTTATCTTATCATAAGATACAAATACACAATAAAAAATATTAAAGCACTTTCTGTAGGTGTGTTTTTAGCATTTTTGACATATCTGCCTTATCTAGTATCAGAAATAAAAAATGGTTTTTATAATACAAATAAAATGCTCAATTTTTCAGCAACTAGTGATTTAAGACAGGTATTTCCTTTTCCTCAGGTACATTCTTTATTAATGTTTCCTACAAATGAATTTTCGGTTATGTATTCTGCCAATAATTTTACAAAGATAATGAGTTTTTATTTGAATAATAATCCTTTTTTTGTATTTACTTTGGCTGTACTTATAATATCTATATTGGTAATATTTATAGCTTTTTTATATTCAGCTATAAATTTTTTCAAAAATAAGCAGTATAAATTTGATATAAAAACTGATGA from Brachyspira murdochii DSM 12563 encodes the following:
- a CDS encoding serpulina hyodysenteriae variable surface protein, translated to MKTLLKTILCFAVSSASVFGMYGFSNDWMDFLTDSSHLRARTDQLGFVLGNSAVKGTFGFKADTLSFGNIMSYIDNGKLSLDATISVGLAYTSDIISVGLGYNYTYIDSSLDVHTPVLMLNAMNDSLRICVPFQIADSKDNSDYSAFSTSSEIRYYTGLDSVNAVRLYINYGKNSYNGNSASSFGFELRFYFLPTTINNVWINPFIKVLYSSSLDAKGKDIINENTDTLVNIQSQDRISYTSNNANEIYESNPYIVRITPALSLYANSDFVSLYFEPSIGYKIIYDGKKVGNLNHTLTWGAYSEVRVYPVSDLEWYFEMGINSSNNPIPVNFRSATGINWYFTQL
- a CDS encoding class I SAM-dependent methyltransferase gives rise to the protein MKKGKKSEIKKLRVKTHKNLLLVKSDSEEDKKKLEIIRDILINDDNKDKADLHNYFLNNKGEAIFKHLPFFDIYERHFSKYRGKDINMMEIGVGSGGAVKMWREYFKNNNPNANVNIYSIDKNPKCKQFEGDNIKIFIGSQDDRDFLNEVKSQIPKLDILIDDGGHRMNQQIITFEEMYGHIKDDGIYLCEDVYTSYWPNFGGGYKNPNSFIEYTKNLIDYLNAYWSTEEDDLYPNSFTDSAYSIHYYDGIVIIEKRKRDTRYNDICQQAIIGKTKE
- a CDS encoding outer membrane beta-barrel protein — encoded protein: MRRIILSIMMFVCTASASFALGGGFEFILNVPVGMSIGVYDYELSDYAERMDAISGGAIRSSFARNGGIGFDIGASLQIGYMIKFTDSIGLSILAEAGYSHDTYSYISRLDKNNSYSYSFESLQLGVIPKFNIKNFAIGIGGGVKIPLAGNIHTKTSLFESNTKLTSDDIKRLYEKALMPYIKVTFDYSIFFTQKTAFNIGLYLGYDFGLEPNIYTVDGAIDGNRLVVDEVSYSSFDVGLQVGLKFGPSTK